Proteins from a single region of Diaphorobacter limosus:
- a CDS encoding ABC transporter substrate-binding protein: MTSAHHLSPMGRRRLMAAAAGIALLPPLIPPVQAQPSRTARIGWLGWIGAAGAAASALALAAFRAGLADRGWAEGRGYELLVRDGDQPRSADLAAELVRSGVDLLVAQGPMVFGARKVSGATPVIFNIGGDPVEAGLVASLSHPGGHLTGVTSLSTELAGKRLELLKTAMQRGSHMAAIANALHAGFTIERDAVQAAARRLGLTLSWHLLKSMDDFDTALPRIASEGAHALLAVPDNLINVRAQTLARFSAAQRLPSISGWAAFAEAGNLMSYGPNVHGYYRQMAAIADRLLRGARAADIAVEQPRDIELVVNAKVARALGLDLPAELQLRADRWIE, encoded by the coding sequence ATGACGTCCGCGCACCACCTTTCCCCCATGGGCCGCCGCAGGTTGATGGCCGCAGCCGCGGGCATCGCGCTGCTGCCCCCACTGATACCCCCTGTCCAGGCCCAACCCTCGCGCACGGCCCGCATCGGCTGGCTGGGCTGGATCGGCGCGGCGGGAGCGGCGGCTTCCGCGCTGGCGCTGGCGGCCTTTCGCGCGGGGCTGGCCGATCGGGGGTGGGCCGAGGGGCGTGGCTACGAACTGCTGGTGCGCGACGGTGACCAGCCGCGCAGCGCCGATCTGGCTGCGGAGCTGGTGCGATCCGGCGTCGATCTGCTCGTCGCGCAGGGGCCGATGGTCTTCGGTGCCAGGAAGGTGTCGGGCGCGACGCCCGTGATCTTCAACATCGGCGGCGACCCCGTCGAGGCGGGGCTGGTCGCCAGTCTGTCGCACCCAGGCGGCCATCTGACGGGCGTCACCTCGCTATCGACCGAACTGGCGGGCAAGCGGCTCGAGTTGCTGAAGACGGCCATGCAGCGGGGCTCGCACATGGCGGCGATCGCCAACGCCCTGCACGCGGGCTTCACCATCGAGCGCGACGCGGTGCAGGCGGCGGCCCGGCGGCTCGGCCTCACGCTGTCCTGGCATCTGCTGAAGTCGATGGATGATTTCGATACCGCGCTGCCCCGCATCGCCAGCGAAGGTGCCCACGCACTGCTGGCGGTGCCCGACAACCTCATCAACGTTCGGGCGCAAACGCTGGCGCGCTTCTCCGCAGCTCAACGACTGCCCAGCATTTCGGGCTGGGCCGCGTTCGCCGAGGCGGGCAACCTGATGAGCTACGGTCCGAACGTGCATGGTTACTACCGGCAGATGGCGGCCATCGCAGACCGGCTGCTGCGCGGAGCGCGCGCCGCCGATATTGCCGTGGAGCAACCGCGCGACATCGAGCTGGTCGTCAACGCCAAGGTGGCGCGTGCGCTGGGCCTGGATCTTCCCGCCGAGTTGCAGCTCCGTGCCGACCGCTGGATCGAATGA
- a CDS encoding tripartite tricarboxylate transporter substrate binding protein, protein MTLNRRTLCLAAMAALCNVPLARAADYPSRAITIVVPTPAGGASDSAARLVAASLSAAWGQPVVVVNRPGAGGAIAAQAVMDAPPDGYTLLWGLSAMAGLPLVQKGVPYKALSEFTPVANVVELGFALFVNRELPVQNFADLVAYGRSHPGQLHLATGTLGEYMLAERVLKAAGVQARRVPYKGGAQLMPDLISGQVQINFGPIAGGLQHAKAGKLRVLATALPQRSPLLPDVPTFAELGVSSGTLSFWNALFAPAATPPEVAARLSAAVARALQAPAVQEPLRASGTEPLGSTPQQLAEAVEAASTAWATFVRDYGIAQE, encoded by the coding sequence ATGACGCTGAATCGCCGCACCCTGTGCCTTGCCGCAATGGCCGCGCTCTGCAACGTCCCGCTGGCGCGCGCCGCCGATTACCCGAGCCGCGCCATCACCATCGTCGTGCCGACGCCTGCCGGCGGCGCATCCGACAGCGCCGCGCGGCTGGTGGCCGCGTCACTCAGCGCCGCCTGGGGCCAGCCGGTCGTCGTGGTGAACCGTCCGGGCGCGGGTGGCGCCATTGCCGCGCAGGCGGTCATGGACGCGCCGCCCGACGGCTACACCCTGCTCTGGGGCCTGTCGGCGATGGCGGGACTGCCACTGGTGCAGAAGGGTGTTCCCTACAAAGCCTTGAGCGAATTCACGCCGGTCGCCAACGTCGTGGAACTCGGGTTCGCGCTGTTCGTCAACCGCGAGCTGCCGGTGCAGAACTTCGCCGACCTGGTGGCCTACGGGCGTTCCCATCCAGGCCAGCTTCACCTGGCCACCGGCACGCTGGGCGAATACATGCTGGCCGAGCGCGTGCTGAAGGCCGCAGGCGTGCAGGCCCGGCGGGTGCCGTACAAGGGCGGCGCGCAACTGATGCCGGACCTCATCAGCGGCCAGGTGCAGATCAACTTCGGCCCAATCGCGGGCGGCCTGCAGCACGCCAAGGCGGGCAAGCTGCGGGTGCTGGCCACGGCCCTGCCGCAAAGAAGCCCGCTGCTGCCGGACGTGCCGACCTTCGCCGAACTCGGCGTTTCCTCGGGCACGCTGTCCTTTTGGAATGCCTTGTTCGCCCCCGCCGCCACGCCGCCCGAGGTGGCCGCCAGGCTGTCGGCGGCGGTGGCCCGGGCGCTGCAAGCCCCCGCCGTGCAGGAACCGCTGCGGGCCAGCGGCACCGAGCCCCTGGGCAGCACACCACAGCAGCTCGCCGAGGCCGTCGAGGCCGCCTCCACCGCGTGGGCGACCTTCGTGCGCGACTACGGCATCGCCCAGGAGTGA
- a CDS encoding response regulator has product MSAPITLFLIDDHTLLRRGLVALLGQHADLRVVGEAGDAGQALRLLPVLRPDVILLDNHLPGVRGVDAIADLREASPASRVIMLTVSEDGEDLASALRHGAQGYLLKTIDGDLLAQAVRRAASGEPVVSPEMMGKLVAAFQSQGAPEPEPAPEEAEPAPQLSLREEEVLREIARGASNKEIARALDIAETTVKIHVQHILRKLGLSSRVQAAVYASDRQRAE; this is encoded by the coding sequence ATGAGCGCGCCCATCACCCTGTTCCTGATCGACGACCACACCCTGCTGCGCCGCGGCCTGGTGGCGCTCTTGGGCCAGCATGCCGACCTGCGCGTGGTGGGCGAGGCGGGCGACGCCGGTCAGGCGCTGCGCCTGCTGCCGGTCCTGCGCCCCGACGTGATCTTGCTGGACAACCACCTGCCCGGCGTGCGCGGCGTGGACGCCATTGCCGACCTGCGCGAGGCCTCGCCCGCGAGCCGCGTGATCATGCTCACGGTGAGCGAGGACGGCGAGGACCTGGCCAGCGCGCTGCGCCATGGCGCGCAGGGCTATCTGCTCAAGACCATAGACGGCGACCTGCTGGCCCAGGCCGTGCGCCGCGCGGCCAGCGGCGAGCCGGTGGTCAGCCCGGAGATGATGGGCAAGCTGGTGGCGGCCTTCCAGTCCCAGGGCGCGCCCGAGCCCGAACCCGCGCCCGAGGAGGCGGAGCCGGCGCCCCAGCTGTCGCTGCGCGAGGAAGAGGTGCTGCGCGAGATCGCGCGCGGCGCCAGCAACAAGGAGATCGCGCGTGCCCTGGACATCGCCGAGACCACGGTGAAGATCCATGTGCAGCACATCCTGCGCAAGCTGGGTCTCAGCTCGCGCGTGCAGGCGGCGGTCTATGCCTCGGACCGCCAGCGCGCCGAGTAA
- a CDS encoding histidine kinase, with the protein MNMLRMILAQQTESPQDFARLEQRFEAGLELLRTGDPARPLFVTWSKDTRARYEHIRSEWRAIRAEWDGGQRPSSAQAVARGDAFVSEIDAFVEAIEVQIMRWTAGLHLFHLFLVALTIAAAVTFMALSYWLVVNPVNQLRQALAAMRRGELGTRLEVQTEDEFGQLTAGFNLMAHALQTSHEDLEGKVREKTASIEEQNQRLAALYAVSALTGEAGSLEVLAQGFAQQIRSAAGADAAAVRWSDEANERYVLLAHDGLPSTLAETEHCLLAGACECGQPGPRARMRVIPIVPASGGQLPDCGQEGFQTVINVPVRLHQRLLGEVTLLYRGARTLPDGLRDLLGTMAQHLATAMEGLRASALEREAAVAQERALIARELHDSIAQSLAFLKIQAQLLRDAIAKGRDAARDQSLAELDAGVRECYADVRELLVHFRTRTQDEDIEEALRVTLSKFEHQSGLPAELTMAGQGLPLAPDVQIQVLHIVQEALSNVRKHAGARSVQLVVQRHPQWRFEVRDDGQGFDPAAVPPDSLHVGLGIMRERAERIGARISLDTQAGQGTCVTLELPPAGREAPGAAATMAAV; encoded by the coding sequence ATGAATATGCTGCGCATGATCCTGGCGCAGCAAACCGAGTCGCCACAGGACTTTGCGCGCCTGGAGCAGCGCTTCGAGGCCGGCCTGGAGCTGTTGCGCACCGGCGACCCGGCGCGTCCGCTGTTCGTGACCTGGAGCAAGGACACGCGCGCGCGCTACGAACATATCCGCAGCGAATGGCGCGCCATCCGCGCCGAATGGGATGGAGGGCAGCGCCCCAGCAGCGCGCAGGCGGTGGCGCGCGGCGACGCCTTCGTGAGCGAGATCGACGCCTTTGTCGAGGCCATCGAGGTGCAGATCATGCGCTGGACGGCCGGGCTGCACCTGTTTCACCTGTTCCTGGTGGCACTCACCATCGCCGCGGCCGTGACCTTCATGGCGCTCAGCTACTGGCTGGTGGTCAACCCCGTGAACCAGCTGCGCCAGGCGCTGGCGGCGATGCGCCGTGGCGAGCTGGGCACGCGCCTGGAGGTGCAGACCGAGGACGAGTTCGGCCAGCTCACCGCCGGCTTCAACCTGATGGCGCATGCGCTGCAGACCTCGCACGAGGATCTGGAGGGCAAGGTGCGCGAGAAGACCGCCAGCATCGAGGAGCAGAACCAGCGCCTGGCCGCGCTGTACGCGGTGAGCGCTCTGACCGGCGAGGCCGGCAGCCTGGAGGTGCTGGCCCAGGGCTTTGCGCAGCAGATCCGCAGCGCCGCCGGGGCCGATGCCGCCGCCGTGCGCTGGTCCGACGAGGCCAATGAGCGTTATGTGCTGCTGGCCCATGACGGCCTGCCGAGCACCCTGGCCGAGACCGAGCATTGCCTGCTGGCCGGTGCCTGCGAATGCGGCCAGCCCGGGCCGCGCGCGCGCATGCGCGTGATCCCCATCGTGCCGGCCAGCGGCGGGCAGCTGCCCGATTGCGGCCAGGAGGGCTTCCAGACCGTGATCAACGTGCCTGTGCGCCTGCACCAGCGCCTGCTGGGCGAGGTGACGCTGCTGTACCGCGGCGCGCGCACCCTGCCCGATGGCCTGCGCGACCTGCTGGGCACCATGGCCCAGCATCTGGCCACGGCCATGGAGGGCCTGCGCGCCAGCGCCCTGGAGCGCGAGGCCGCCGTGGCGCAGGAGCGCGCCCTGATCGCACGCGAGCTGCACGACTCCATCGCCCAGTCACTGGCCTTCCTGAAGATCCAGGCGCAGCTGTTGCGCGACGCCATCGCCAAGGGCCGCGACGCCGCGCGCGACCAGAGCCTGGCCGAGCTGGACGCCGGGGTGCGCGAATGCTATGCCGATGTGCGCGAGCTGCTGGTGCACTTTCGCACGCGCACGCAGGACGAGGACATCGAGGAGGCGCTGCGCGTGACCCTGTCCAAGTTCGAGCACCAAAGCGGCCTGCCGGCCGAGCTGACGATGGCCGGCCAGGGCCTGCCGCTGGCGCCCGATGTGCAGATCCAGGTGCTGCACATCGTGCAGGAAGCCCTGTCCAACGTGCGCAAGCATGCCGGTGCGCGCTCCGTGCAGCTGGTGGTGCAGCGCCACCCGCAATGGCGCTTCGAGGTGCGCGACGACGGCCAGGGCTTCGACCCCGCGGCGGTGCCGCCGGATTCGCTGCATGTCGGCCTGGGCATCATGCGCGAGCGCGCCGAGCGCATAGGCGCGCGCATCAGCCTGGACACGCAGGCCGGCCAGGGCACCTGCGTGACGCTGGAGCTGCCGCCCGCGGGGCGCGAGGCCCCGGGCGCTGCGGCTACCATGGCGGCCGTATGA
- a CDS encoding IS630 family transposase — protein sequence MRVAPKIELTDEERAALTKLWRSGLTSVRLAQRARIILLADQGLNNKNIAAQLGIGRMQPARWRERYLQGGIKAIERDLPRGAPPVKVDVAQLVQLTTQSSPEAITHWSTRKMGTLLGVSASTVMRHWHAHGLKPHLVHSFKVSRDPQFAQKLEDIVGLYMSPPEHALVLCCDEKSQVQALDRTQPGLPLKKGRAQTMTHDYKRHGTTTLFAALNVLDGQVISQCQQRHTHVQWLKFLKQIDRETPKDKTLHLIADNYATHKHPVVQDWLAKHPRFHMHFTPTSASWLNMVERFFRDLTTERLRRGVFTSVPQLVAAIDEYVAHHNTNPKPFIWTKSARDILQKVIRANSRLSSKQNGTLH from the coding sequence ATGCGAGTTGCGCCAAAGATCGAATTGACGGATGAAGAGCGTGCGGCGTTGACGAAGCTTTGGCGCTCGGGCCTGACGAGCGTACGTCTGGCGCAGCGCGCACGCATCATCTTGCTGGCAGACCAGGGCCTGAACAACAAGAATATTGCCGCGCAACTGGGCATCGGTCGCATGCAGCCGGCGCGCTGGCGCGAGCGCTACCTGCAAGGCGGCATCAAGGCTATCGAGCGCGACTTGCCACGCGGCGCGCCGCCGGTAAAGGTGGACGTGGCCCAGCTGGTGCAGTTGACAACCCAGAGCAGCCCCGAAGCGATCACGCACTGGAGCACACGCAAGATGGGCACGCTGCTGGGCGTCAGCGCCAGCACCGTGATGCGCCATTGGCATGCGCACGGGCTCAAGCCGCATCTGGTGCACAGCTTCAAGGTCTCGCGTGACCCCCAGTTTGCCCAGAAGCTCGAAGACATCGTGGGCTTGTACATGTCCCCGCCTGAGCATGCCCTGGTGCTGTGCTGCGACGAGAAGAGCCAGGTGCAGGCGCTCGATCGCACGCAGCCGGGACTGCCCCTGAAGAAGGGGCGTGCGCAGACGATGACGCACGACTACAAGCGCCACGGCACGACCACATTGTTTGCGGCGCTCAACGTGCTCGATGGCCAAGTCATCAGCCAATGCCAGCAGCGCCACACCCATGTGCAGTGGTTGAAGTTCCTCAAGCAGATCGACCGCGAGACACCCAAGGACAAAACGCTGCACCTGATCGCCGACAACTACGCCACGCACAAGCACCCGGTGGTGCAGGACTGGCTGGCCAAGCACCCGCGCTTTCACATGCACTTCACGCCGACCTCGGCGTCGTGGCTGAACATGGTCGAGCGTTTCTTTCGTGACCTGACCACAGAACGGCTGCGCCGCGGCGTATTCACCAGCGTGCCGCAGCTGGTGGCCGCCATTGATGAATACGTGGCACATCACAATACCAACCCCAAACCGTTCATCTGGACCAAGAGCGCCCGCGACATCCTGCAGAAGGTCATTCGGGCCAATAGCCGATTAAGCTCCAAACAGAATGGAACACTACACTAG
- a CDS encoding adenosylcobalamin-dependent ribonucleoside-diphosphate reductase — translation MQREITDLAPSLPSQPISLDVLQEKYFKQGESDVEDLYRRVARALASVEREDIREAMQARFLDNLRAGAIGAGRIMSAAGTDIQATLINCFVQPVGDCIQGVDDAGYPGIYEALREAAETMRRGGGVGYDFSRIRPRGAMVKGTASMASGPCSYINVFDQSCSTVESAGARRGAQMGVLRIDHPDVHDFITAKRTPGRWNNFNVSVGVPDTFMQAVESDGDWELVHAAAPGADAMKEGAYQRADGQWVYRKLRARELWDTIMKSAYDFAEPGILFLDQINTDNNLGYTETISATNPCGEQPLPPYGCCDLGPIILTRFVRNPFGLHGEAAFDFDAFERSVATQVRALDNVLDVTFWPLPQQQAESAAKRRIGVGFTGMGNTLAMLKLRYDRQDGRDMAVQIAERMRNAAYRASIELAKEKGAFPKFKADGYLAEGTFASRLPEDIKKQIKKHGIRNSHLLSIAPTGTVSLAFADNASNGIEPPFSWTYTRRKREADGSKSEYVVEDYAWRLYKTLGGDVKKLPAYFVSAMDMAAADHVAMMEAVQPYVDTAISKTVNVPADYPYDDFKNLYLQAWHSGLKGLATYRPNSILGAVLEVPAAEAKPEPKVEPKPEPAAPLDPMRIVIESRPKGGLDAVAEKIEYWTQEGQQRLYLIVSFLPVPDGRGGQVDRAIEFFMPVGQSSESQQWITSSMRLLSLAARGGFLERALSDMRKVAWDRGPVRLGTFTRADGAQVPLWHDSEVAAVAYAVQSILARRAEAPQQQLLPLDEPEMPAGNPPAMAGKKCGECGAHAVIRKDGCDYCTQCGAIGSCG, via the coding sequence ATGCAACGTGAGATCACAGACCTCGCCCCCAGCCTGCCCAGCCAGCCCATCAGCCTCGATGTGCTGCAAGAAAAATACTTCAAGCAGGGCGAGAGCGATGTCGAGGACCTGTACCGCCGCGTGGCGCGGGCCCTGGCATCGGTGGAGCGCGAGGACATCCGCGAGGCCATGCAGGCGCGCTTTCTGGACAACCTGCGCGCCGGCGCCATTGGCGCCGGCCGCATCATGAGCGCCGCCGGCACCGACATCCAGGCCACGCTGATCAACTGCTTCGTGCAACCCGTGGGCGACTGCATCCAGGGCGTGGACGACGCCGGCTACCCCGGCATCTACGAGGCCCTGCGCGAGGCCGCCGAGACCATGCGCCGCGGCGGCGGCGTGGGCTATGACTTCTCGCGCATCCGCCCGCGCGGCGCCATGGTCAAGGGCACGGCCTCCATGGCCTCGGGGCCCTGCAGCTACATCAACGTCTTCGACCAGTCCTGCTCCACCGTGGAGAGCGCCGGCGCCCGCCGCGGCGCGCAAATGGGCGTGCTGCGCATAGACCACCCGGACGTGCATGATTTCATCACCGCCAAGCGCACGCCGGGTCGCTGGAACAATTTCAACGTCTCGGTGGGCGTGCCCGACACCTTCATGCAGGCCGTGGAGAGCGATGGCGACTGGGAGCTGGTGCACGCCGCGGCCCCCGGCGCCGATGCCATGAAGGAGGGCGCCTACCAGCGCGCCGACGGCCAGTGGGTGTACCGCAAGCTGCGCGCGCGCGAACTGTGGGACACCATCATGAAGTCGGCCTACGACTTCGCCGAGCCCGGCATCCTGTTCCTTGACCAGATCAACACCGACAACAACCTCGGCTACACCGAGACCATCAGCGCCACCAACCCCTGCGGCGAGCAGCCGCTGCCGCCCTACGGCTGCTGCGATCTGGGGCCCATCATCCTGACGCGCTTCGTGCGCAACCCGTTTGGCCTGCATGGCGAGGCGGCCTTCGACTTCGACGCCTTCGAGCGCTCCGTCGCCACCCAGGTGCGCGCACTCGACAACGTGCTCGACGTCACTTTCTGGCCCCTGCCGCAGCAGCAGGCCGAGTCCGCGGCCAAGCGCCGCATCGGCGTGGGCTTTACCGGCATGGGCAACACCCTGGCCATGCTCAAGCTGCGCTATGACCGCCAGGACGGGCGCGACATGGCGGTGCAAATCGCCGAGCGCATGCGCAACGCCGCCTACCGCGCCTCCATCGAACTGGCCAAGGAGAAGGGCGCCTTCCCCAAGTTCAAGGCCGACGGCTACCTGGCCGAGGGCACCTTCGCCAGCCGCCTGCCCGAGGACATCAAGAAGCAGATCAAAAAGCACGGCATACGCAACAGCCACCTGCTGTCCATTGCCCCCACCGGCACGGTGAGCCTGGCCTTTGCCGACAACGCCTCCAACGGCATCGAGCCGCCGTTCTCCTGGACCTACACGCGCAGGAAGCGCGAGGCCGACGGCAGCAAGAGCGAATACGTGGTCGAGGACTATGCCTGGCGCCTGTACAAGACCCTGGGTGGTGATGTGAAGAAGCTGCCGGCGTACTTCGTCAGCGCCATGGACATGGCCGCCGCCGACCATGTGGCGATGATGGAGGCCGTCCAGCCCTATGTGGACACGGCCATCTCCAAGACCGTCAACGTGCCGGCCGACTACCCGTACGACGACTTCAAGAACCTCTACCTGCAAGCCTGGCACTCGGGCCTGAAGGGTCTGGCCACCTACCGCCCCAACAGCATCCTGGGCGCGGTGCTGGAAGTGCCCGCCGCCGAGGCCAAGCCCGAGCCCAAGGTGGAGCCCAAGCCCGAGCCGGCCGCGCCACTAGATCCGATGCGCATCGTCATCGAAAGCCGGCCCAAGGGCGGCCTGGACGCCGTGGCCGAGAAGATCGAGTACTGGACGCAGGAGGGCCAGCAGCGGCTGTACCTGATCGTCTCCTTCCTGCCCGTGCCGGACGGCCGCGGCGGCCAGGTGGACCGGGCCATCGAGTTCTTCATGCCCGTGGGCCAGAGCAGCGAGTCGCAGCAGTGGATCACGTCGAGCATGCGCCTGTTGTCACTGGCCGCGCGCGGCGGCTTCCTGGAGCGTGCCCTGTCCGACATGCGCAAGGTGGCCTGGGATCGCGGCCCGGTGCGCCTGGGCACCTTCACGCGCGCCGACGGCGCCCAGGTGCCGCTGTGGCACGACTCCGAGGTGGCGGCCGTGGCCTACGCCGTGCAAAGCATCCTGGCGCGCCGCGCCGAGGCGCCGCAGCAGCAGCTGCTGCCGCTGGACGAGCCCGAGATGCCCGCCGGCAACCCGCCCGCCATGGCCGGCAAGAAATGCGGCGAATGCGGCGCCCACGCCGTGATCCGCAAGGACGGCTGCGACTACTGCACGCAGTGCGGGGCCATTGGCAGCTGCGGCTGA
- a CDS encoding ChaN family lipoprotein, with product MRTSKPSVPSPWARACAPAWLSLVLLALPGCALQPPSTPADSAWQAELERWPASDALLLGEQHDAPEHQRWEADSVRWLAERGRLAALVIEMAEAGTGTDGLPPDANAAQVYAALRWNEAAWPWERYRAVIMAAVAAGVPVRGGNLPRSRMRAAMQDEALDGHLPPAALALQRNAIEEGHCGLLPADRVMPMVRIQLARDASMAQAVQQARQDGRTVLLAAGWGHVRRDLGVPTWLPANFNAKVAIAQAGQARAAIESEANYIHPTPALAPRDHCAELRARPPGRLPAAK from the coding sequence ATGCGTACTTCCAAACCCTCCGTGCCCTCCCCCTGGGCACGTGCCTGCGCGCCGGCATGGCTGTCGCTGGTGCTGCTGGCATTGCCGGGATGCGCCCTGCAGCCCCCATCCACGCCCGCCGACAGCGCCTGGCAGGCGGAGCTGGAGCGCTGGCCAGCCAGCGACGCCCTGCTGCTGGGCGAGCAGCATGACGCACCCGAGCACCAGCGCTGGGAGGCCGACAGCGTGCGCTGGCTGGCCGAGCGCGGCCGCCTGGCGGCGCTGGTGATCGAGATGGCCGAGGCCGGCACCGGCACCGACGGCCTGCCGCCCGACGCCAACGCCGCCCAGGTGTATGCCGCACTGCGCTGGAACGAGGCCGCCTGGCCCTGGGAGCGCTACCGCGCGGTGATCATGGCCGCCGTGGCGGCGGGCGTGCCGGTGCGCGGCGGCAACCTGCCCCGCAGCCGCATGCGCGCCGCCATGCAGGACGAGGCGCTGGACGGCCACCTGCCGCCAGCGGCGCTGGCGCTGCAGCGCAACGCCATCGAGGAAGGCCACTGCGGCCTGCTGCCCGCCGACCGCGTCATGCCCATGGTGCGCATACAGCTGGCGCGCGACGCCAGCATGGCCCAGGCGGTGCAGCAGGCGCGCCAGGACGGCCGCACGGTGCTGCTGGCGGCCGGCTGGGGCCATGTGCGGCGCGATCTGGGCGTGCCCACCTGGCTGCCAGCAAACTTCAACGCAAAAGTGGCCATAGCGCAGGCTGGACAAGCGCGAGCAGCTATTGAATCAGAAGCAAACTACATCCACCCCACGCCGGCGCTGGCGCCGCGCGACCATTGCGCCGAGCTGCGCGCGCGTCCACCCGGCCGGCTGCCCGCCGCCAAGTAG